One Nostocoides sp. HKS02 genomic window carries:
- a CDS encoding VWA domain-containing protein has translation MPHSTRRSPPNATPSPASRGDAARLAELDLATLPDDVAGQVRALASHEWHSPEAKAIYDQIARLLQREVLDAQFAGLAQALSGQDPEAMAAVRDMVADLNRLLSAHARGEDTTDLFREFMDKHGELFPESPQNVDELIDALARRQAAAARMMASLSPEQRQQLAQLLSDALADADLASEMAQLSDNLRALRPGLDRSSPAGMRPGGEPLGYRAAVEAVADLADLEALDAQLGQSYAGSSLDDVDVERLEEHLGGDAARDFEALRQLERELERQGYLSQGDDGLRLTPRAVRRLGETALKRVFEGLSAEGRGDHDDHRTGQADEPTGLTRAWQFGDEQPLDVVRTVSNALRRSGIHPGPVQLEVADFEVVETERRTTAAVALCVDMSFSMVNEGRWGPMKQTALALSHLVQTRFRQDALEIIGFTIAARRLTPVQLAEAEPEWVQGTNLQHALVLASRHLRRHPQAQPVVLVVTDGEPTAHLGDGGLPIFHWPTSQATLRATIAQVDELRRTGAALNVFMLGEDPGLARFVDAVARRAGGQVFTPSVDRLGEYVVSDYLRTRRGRRRAG, from the coding sequence GTGCCGCACTCGACCAGGCGATCGCCACCGAACGCGACACCCTCGCCGGCGAGCAGGGGGGACGCCGCCCGGCTCGCCGAGCTCGACCTCGCCACGCTTCCCGACGACGTCGCCGGTCAGGTGCGGGCGCTGGCCTCCCACGAGTGGCACTCCCCCGAGGCGAAGGCGATCTACGACCAGATCGCCCGGCTGCTCCAGCGCGAGGTGCTCGACGCCCAGTTCGCAGGGCTGGCGCAGGCCCTCTCGGGGCAGGACCCCGAGGCCATGGCCGCCGTCCGCGACATGGTGGCCGACCTCAACCGGTTGCTCTCCGCCCATGCCCGCGGGGAGGACACGACCGACCTGTTCCGGGAGTTCATGGACAAGCACGGCGAGCTGTTCCCCGAGAGTCCACAGAACGTCGACGAGCTGATCGACGCACTGGCCCGTCGCCAGGCCGCCGCCGCGCGGATGATGGCATCGCTCAGCCCTGAGCAGCGCCAGCAGCTCGCCCAGCTCCTGAGCGACGCGCTCGCGGACGCCGACCTCGCGTCCGAGATGGCCCAGCTGTCCGACAACCTGCGGGCCCTGCGCCCCGGCCTCGACCGTTCCAGCCCGGCCGGGATGCGACCGGGCGGCGAGCCACTGGGGTACCGCGCCGCCGTCGAGGCGGTCGCCGATCTCGCCGACCTCGAGGCCCTCGATGCGCAACTCGGTCAGTCGTATGCCGGGTCGAGCCTGGACGATGTCGACGTCGAGCGGCTGGAGGAGCACCTCGGCGGTGATGCGGCGCGCGACTTCGAGGCGTTGCGGCAGCTGGAACGCGAGCTGGAGCGACAGGGCTACCTCAGCCAGGGGGACGACGGCCTCCGGCTCACTCCCCGGGCCGTACGTCGCCTCGGCGAGACGGCGCTGAAACGCGTCTTCGAGGGTCTCTCGGCCGAGGGCAGGGGCGACCACGACGACCACCGGACCGGCCAGGCGGACGAGCCGACTGGCCTGACCCGCGCCTGGCAGTTCGGCGACGAGCAGCCCCTGGACGTCGTCCGAACGGTGTCGAATGCCTTGCGTCGCAGCGGAATCCACCCAGGACCCGTGCAGCTCGAGGTGGCCGACTTCGAGGTTGTCGAGACCGAACGGCGCACCACGGCCGCCGTCGCGCTCTGCGTCGACATGTCGTTCTCCATGGTCAACGAGGGTCGCTGGGGGCCGATGAAGCAGACCGCTCTCGCGTTGTCACACCTCGTGCAGACCCGGTTCCGCCAGGACGCGCTCGAGATCATCGGCTTCACCATCGCAGCACGCCGCCTGACGCCGGTGCAGCTCGCCGAAGCCGAGCCCGAGTGGGTCCAGGGCACCAACCTCCAGCACGCCCTGGTACTCGCCTCCCGGCACCTGCGCCGCCACCCCCAGGCCCAGCCCGTGGTGCTGGTCGTCACCGATGGCGAGCCAACGGCGCACCTCGGGGACGGCGGCCTACCGATCTTCCACTGGCCCACCAGCCAGGCCACGCTCCGAGCCACGATCGCCCAGGTCGACGAGCTGCGCCGGACCGGGGCTGCGCTGAACGTGTTCATGCTCGGCGAGGACCCTGGGCTTGCGAGGTTCGTCGACGCGGTGGCCCGGCGGGCCGGCGGTCAGGTCTTCACCCCGAGCGTCGACCGGCTCGGGGAGTACGTCGTGAGCGACTACCTCCGCACCCGGCGCGGTCGGCGTCGCGCGGGCTGA
- a CDS encoding sigma 54-interacting transcriptional regulator, which translates to MTPPDRPATLGELVSSGYSHRSVKQELRENLLTRLRSGEEAFPGIVGFDDTVLPELEAALLAGHDLVLLGERGQGKTRLMRTLGQLLDEWAPAVAGCEINDDPTQPVCTRCLRLKAELGDDLPVVWRHRTERYAEKLATPDTSVGDLIGDVDPVKVAQGRTLGDPETVHYGLVPRSNRGVFGLNELPDLAERIQVALFNVLEERDIQIRGYSLRLPLDLLLVATANPEDYTNRGRIITPLKDRFGAEIRTHYQEEVADEVRLISQESHLVAEVPEHLIEVIARFTRGLRESSAVDQRSGVSARFSIAAAESVAASALRRAARVGEPAAVARICDVPTVVPTLLGKVEFEMGEEGRERDVLDHLLRVATAETFRARLAGLDLSGFTDLFAEGEVVETGELIPAADLLAQIGATPGLSKVLDRLGHGDDVGPGVVAAAVEFVLEGLHLTRRLDKDTVAGRTVYGA; encoded by the coding sequence ATGACGCCTCCCGACCGTCCCGCCACCCTGGGTGAGCTCGTCTCCAGTGGCTACTCCCACCGTTCCGTCAAGCAGGAGCTCCGCGAGAACCTGCTCACCAGGCTCCGATCCGGCGAGGAGGCCTTTCCCGGGATCGTCGGGTTCGACGACACCGTGCTACCCGAGCTCGAGGCCGCACTCCTCGCGGGTCACGACCTCGTCCTGCTCGGCGAGCGCGGCCAGGGCAAGACCCGCCTCATGCGCACCCTCGGCCAGCTCCTCGACGAGTGGGCGCCAGCAGTCGCCGGGTGCGAGATCAACGACGACCCGACCCAGCCGGTGTGCACCCGGTGCCTGCGCCTCAAGGCCGAGCTGGGCGACGACCTGCCCGTGGTCTGGCGACACCGCACGGAGCGGTATGCCGAGAAGCTCGCCACCCCGGACACCAGCGTCGGTGACCTGATCGGCGACGTCGACCCGGTGAAGGTCGCGCAAGGACGCACCCTGGGCGACCCCGAGACCGTGCACTACGGGCTGGTGCCGCGGTCGAACCGCGGTGTGTTCGGCCTGAACGAGCTGCCCGATCTCGCCGAACGGATCCAGGTGGCACTGTTCAACGTCCTCGAGGAGCGCGACATCCAGATCCGGGGCTACTCCCTGCGCCTCCCGCTCGACCTGCTCCTTGTCGCGACGGCCAACCCCGAGGACTACACGAACCGTGGGCGCATCATCACCCCGTTGAAGGATCGCTTCGGAGCCGAGATCCGGACGCACTACCAGGAGGAGGTGGCCGACGAGGTCCGACTGATCTCCCAGGAGTCCCACCTGGTCGCCGAGGTTCCCGAGCACCTCATCGAGGTGATCGCGCGCTTCACGAGGGGCCTGCGCGAGTCGTCGGCCGTCGACCAGCGCTCGGGGGTGTCGGCGCGGTTCTCCATCGCCGCCGCCGAGAGCGTGGCAGCCTCGGCCCTGCGCCGCGCGGCCCGGGTCGGTGAGCCGGCGGCAGTCGCCCGCATCTGTGACGTCCCCACCGTGGTGCCGACCCTGCTCGGCAAGGTCGAGTTCGAGATGGGTGAAGAGGGCCGCGAGCGCGACGTGCTCGACCACCTGCTCCGCGTCGCGACGGCGGAGACGTTCCGGGCACGGCTGGCCGGGCTCGACCTGTCCGGCTTCACCGACCTGTTCGCCGAGGGCGAGGTCGTCGAGACCGGCGAGCTCATCCCGGCGGCGGACCTGCTCGCCCAGATCGGCGCAACTCCCGGCTTGTCCAAGGTCCTCGACCGGCTGGGCCACGGCGACGACGTGGGCCCGGGTGTCGTGGCCGCGGCGGTGGAGTTCGTCCTCGAGGGGCTGCACCTCACGCGACGCCTCGACAAGGACACCGTCGCCGGACGCACGGTCTACGGGGCCTGA